Proteins from a single region of Engystomops pustulosus chromosome 5, aEngPut4.maternal, whole genome shotgun sequence:
- the CUL1 gene encoding cullin-1: MSSNRSQNPHGLKQIGLDQIWDDLRAGIQQVYTRQSMAKSRYMELYTHVYNYCTSVHQSNQTRGAGVPPSKSKKGQTPGGAQFVGLELYKRLKEFLKSYLTNLLKDGEDLMDESVLKFYTQQWEDYRFSSKVLNGICAYLNRHWVRRECDEGRKGIYEIYSLALVTWRDCLFRPLNKQVTNAVLKLIEKERNGETINTRLISGVVQSYVELGLNEDDAFAKGPTLTVYKESFESQFLADTERFYTRESTEFLQQNPVTEYMKKAEARLLEEQRRVQVYLHESTQDELARKCEQVLIEKHLEIFHTEFQNLLDADKNEDLGRMYNLVSRIQDGLGELKKLLETHIHNQGLAAIEKCGEAAQNDPKMYVQTVLDVHKKYNALVMSAFNNDAGFVAALDKACGRFINNNAVTKMAQSSSKSPELLARYCDSLLKKSSKNPEEAELEDTLNQVMVVFKYIEDKDVFQKFYAKMLAKRLVHQNSASDDAEASMISKLKQACGFEYTSKLQRMFQDIGVSKDLNEQFKKHLTNSEPLDLDFSIQVLSSGSWPFQQFCTFALPSELERSYQRFTAFYASRHSGRKLTWLYQLSKGELVTNCFKNRYTLQASTFQMAILLQYNTEDAYTVQQLTDSTQIKMDILVQVLQILLKSKLLVLEDENANVDDVELRPDILIKLYLGYKNKKLRVNINVPMKTEQKQEQETTHKNIEEDRKLLIQAAIVRIMKMRKVLKHQQLLGEVLTQLSSRFKPRVPVIKKCIDILIEKEYLERVDGEKDTYSYLA, encoded by the exons ATGTCATCCAACAGAAGTCAAAATCCTCATGGACTTAAACAGATCGGCTTGGACCAGATCTGGGATGACCTGCGGGCCGGGATCCAACAAGTTTACACTCGACAGAGCATGGCGAAATCTAGATACATGGAACTCTACAC TCATGTTTATAACTACTGTACCAGTGTACACCAGTCTAACCAGACACGAGGTGCTGGAGTACCACCATCCAAATCCAAAAAAGGCCAGACCCCTGGAGGGGCCCAGTTTGTGGGACTTGAGCTGTACAAAAGGCTTAAAGAGTTTTTGAAAAGTTATTTGACAAATCTCCTTAAG GATGGTGAAGATTTAATGGATGAGAGTGTTCTTAAGTTTTACACACAGCAGTGGGAAGATTATCGGTTTTCTAGCAAAGTTTTGAATGGCATCTGTGCATATCTCAATCGACATTGGGTCCGGCGCGAATGTGATGAAGGACGTAAAGGAATATATGAAATTTACTCA cttGCCTTAGTCACCTGGAGGGATTGCCTCTTCCGTCCTCTGAACAAACAG GTGACAAATGCAGTGCTGAAACTCATTGAAAAGGAGCGGAATGGAGAAACCATCAACACCAGGCTCATAAGTGGAGTTGTACAGTCTTATG TTGAGCTGGGCTTGAATGAAGATGATGCTTTTGCCAAAGGTCCAACGTTGACTGTGTACAAAGAATCTTTTGAGTCCCAATTTTTGGCTGACACAGAGCGGTTCTACACAAGAGAGAGCACAGAGTTTTTACAGCAAAACCCAGTCACAGAATACATGAAGAAG GCAGAAGCTCGACTTCTGGAGGAGCAGAGACGGGTGCAGGTGTACCTTCATGAGAGCACACAGGATGAGCTAGCACGCAAATGTGAACAAGTTCTGATCGAAAAACACCTAGAGATTTTCCACACAGAGTTCCAGAATTTGCTAGATGCAGACAAAAATGAAG ATTTGGGGAGAATGTACAATCTTGTATCAAGAATTCAAGATGGCTTGGGAGAACTGAAAAAGCTTTTAGAAACGCATATCCACAATCAGGGACTTGCTGCCATAGAGAAATGTGGCGAAGCAGCACAAAAT GATCCCAAAATGTATGTACAGACCGTTTTGGATGTCCATAAGAAGTACAATGCACTAGTTATGTCGGCTTTTAACAATGATGCTGGATTTGTGGCTGCACTAGATAAG GCTTGTGGCCGATTTATAAATAACAACGCAGTGACAAAAATGGCCCAGTCTTCCAGCAAGTCTCCAGAGCTGCTCGCCCGCTATTGTGACTCACTACTGAAGAAGAG CTCTAAGAACCCTGAAGAGGCAGAATTGGAAGATACTCTCAATCAAGTT atgGTGGTTTTTAAATATATTGAAGACAAGGATGTGTTTCAGAAATTCTATGCAAAGATGCTTGCAAAACGGCTTGTTCATCAGAACAGTGCAAGCGATGATGCAGAAGCAAGTATGATATCTAAACTTAAG CAAGCGTGTGGTTTTGAATATACCTCAAAACTGCAGCGAATGTTTCAAGACATCGGTGTCAGCAAAGACCTAAATGAGCAGTTTAAAAAGCACCTGACTAATTCGGAACCACTCGACT TGGATTTCAGCATACAGGTTCTCAGCTCTGGATCGTGGCCTTTTCAGCAGTTCTGCACATTTGCTTTACCTTCTGAG CTGGAAAGAAGTTATCAGAGGTTTACAGCTTTCTACGCCAGCCGGCACAGTGGGAGGAAACTGACCTGGTTATATCAGTTGTCCAAAGGAGAGTTGGTTACCAACTGTTTTAAAAACAGATATACCTTGCAG GCCTCCACGTTCCAGATGGCCATCCTCCTTCAGTATAATACAGAAGATGCCTACACAGTACAGCAGCTGACGGACAGCACGCAGATTAAAATG GATATTTTGGTGCAGGTTCTACAGATATTATTGAAGTCAAAGTTATTG GTGTTGGAAGATGAAAACGCAAATGTGGATGACGTGGAGCTGAGGCCGGACATATTAATAAAGTTGTACCTGGGCTATAAAAA CAAAAAGCTAAGAGTGAACATTAATGTCCCCATGAAGACTGAGCAGAAACAGGAACAGGAAACGACGCACAAAAACATTGAGGAAGATCGCAAACTGCTCATCCAG